A genomic segment from Chrysemys picta bellii isolate R12L10 chromosome 11, ASM1138683v2, whole genome shotgun sequence encodes:
- the STEAP3 gene encoding metalloreductase STEAP3 isoform X4, with the protein MPGGDMAKPLLGRRNMESNPDLTPAAGRTVGILGSGDFARSLATRLVYSGFQVVVGSRNPKRCAGLFPSAAEVTAQADAAKKTDVIFVAVFREHYSTLCDLTDVLAGKILVDVSNNTEINHHKESNAEYLASLFPACTVVKGFNVISAWTLQSGPRDGNKQVLICCDNQEAKRIVAEIAQVMGFTPVDMGSLSSACEIENIPLRLLPAWKIPVFLALGLFLCFYTYNFIRQVLHPYIREQKNRFYKIPVEVVNSTLPCVAYVMLSLVYLPGVLAASFQLHYGTKYRRFPDWLDQWLQHRKQIGLLSFFCAALHAVYSLCLPMRRSHRYQLINAAIKQSTLGFIALVVSTLHTLTFGWTRAFDENQYKFYLPPSYTLTLLVPCTVILAKIFFHLPCIHQRLRRIRNGWEKGRYVKFTLPSATGEYSSGESSSNV; encoded by the exons ATGCCAGGAGGAGACATGGCAAAACCACTCCTAGGTCGCCGGAATATGGAGAGCAATCCAGATCTCACCCCGGCTGCTGGCCGAACCGTAGGGATCCTGGGAAGTGGAGACTTTGCACGCTCGTTGGCCACACGTCTGGTGTACTCGGGTTTCCAGGTGGTGGTCGGAAGCCGCAATCCAAAGCGCTGCGCGGGCCTCTTTCCTTCAGCAGCTGAAGTAACTGCCCAGGCAGATGCTGCAAAGAAGACGGATGTTATTTTTGTGGCAGTTTTCAGGGAACATTACTCCACGCTCTGTGACCTGACGGATGTGCTGGCTGGCAAAATACTGGTGGATGTCAGCAACAACACTGAAATTAACCATCACAAAGAATCAAATGCCGAGTACTTGGCTTCTCTTTTCCCAGCCTGCACTGTCGTCAAAGGATTTAACGTGATATCCGCATGGACCTTACAGTCAGGTCCCAGAGACGGGAATAAGCAG GTCTTGATTTGCTGTGATAATCAAGAAGCCAAGCGTATAGTCGCTGAAATTGCTCAAGTCATGGGGTTCACCCCTGTGGACATGGGCTCCTTGTCTTCAGCCTGCGAGATCGAGAACATTCCCCTGCGCCTCCTCCCAGCTTGGAAAATCCCTGTCTTTTTGGCCCTGggtctctttctctgtttctaCACCTACAACTTCATCAGACAAGTCTTACACCCTTACATCCGGGAGCAGAAAAACAGGTTCTACAAGATCCCAGTGGAGGTGGTCAATAGCACGCTGCCCTGCGTAGCCTACGTCATGCTCTCTCTCGTTTATCTacccggggtcctggccgcctCTTTCCAGCTGCACTATGGCACAAAGTACAGACGCTTTCCAGACTGGCTAGACCAGTGGCTGCAGCACAGAAAGCAGATTGGTCTTCTGAGTTTCTTTTGCGCAGCCTTGCACGCCGTGTACAGCCTCTGCTTGCCCATGCGCCGATCTCATCGGTATCAGTTAATCAACGCAGCCATCAAGCAG TCCACCCTTGGATTTATTGCCCTGGTAGTCAGCACCCTACACACCCTCACCTTTGGATGGACAAGGGCCTTTGATGAAAACCAATACAAATTCTATCTGCCGCCAAGTTACACACTCACACTACTGGTGCCATGTACTGTGATCTTAGCGAAAATATTCTTCCATTTGCCCTGTATCCACCAGAGACTGCGGCGCATTCGGAACGGCTGGGAAAAGGGAAGGTACGTGAAATTCACACTGCCCAGTGCAACTGGTGAATATTCAAGCGGAGAAAGTTCCAGTAATGTGTAG
- the STEAP3 gene encoding metalloreductase STEAP3 isoform X3, with the protein MPGGDMAKPLLGRRNMESNPDLTPAAGRTVGILGSGDFARSLATRLVYSGFQVVVGSRNPKRCAGLFPSAAEVTAQADAAKKTDVIFVAVFREHYSTLCDLTDVLAGKILVDVSNNTEINHHKESNAEYLASLFPACTVVKGFNVISAWTLQSGPRDGNKQVLICCDNQEAKRIVAEIAQVMGFTPVDMGSLSSACEIENIPLRLLPAWKIPVFLALGLFLCFYTYNFIRQVLHPYIREQKNRFYKIPVEVVNSTLPCVAYVMLSLVYLPGVLAASFQLHYGTKYRRFPDWLDQWLQHRKQIGLLSFFCAALHAVYSLCLPMRRSHRYQLINAAIKQVMEKKTDAWIEEEVWRMEIYVSFGIMALGLLSLLAITSLPSIANSLNWREFSFIQYFYYIMKTATLFQDLTFVACITLNKPVIRQGSYVSSRSIRCETA; encoded by the exons ATGCCAGGAGGAGACATGGCAAAACCACTCCTAGGTCGCCGGAATATGGAGAGCAATCCAGATCTCACCCCGGCTGCTGGCCGAACCGTAGGGATCCTGGGAAGTGGAGACTTTGCACGCTCGTTGGCCACACGTCTGGTGTACTCGGGTTTCCAGGTGGTGGTCGGAAGCCGCAATCCAAAGCGCTGCGCGGGCCTCTTTCCTTCAGCAGCTGAAGTAACTGCCCAGGCAGATGCTGCAAAGAAGACGGATGTTATTTTTGTGGCAGTTTTCAGGGAACATTACTCCACGCTCTGTGACCTGACGGATGTGCTGGCTGGCAAAATACTGGTGGATGTCAGCAACAACACTGAAATTAACCATCACAAAGAATCAAATGCCGAGTACTTGGCTTCTCTTTTCCCAGCCTGCACTGTCGTCAAAGGATTTAACGTGATATCCGCATGGACCTTACAGTCAGGTCCCAGAGACGGGAATAAGCAG GTCTTGATTTGCTGTGATAATCAAGAAGCCAAGCGTATAGTCGCTGAAATTGCTCAAGTCATGGGGTTCACCCCTGTGGACATGGGCTCCTTGTCTTCAGCCTGCGAGATCGAGAACATTCCCCTGCGCCTCCTCCCAGCTTGGAAAATCCCTGTCTTTTTGGCCCTGggtctctttctctgtttctaCACCTACAACTTCATCAGACAAGTCTTACACCCTTACATCCGGGAGCAGAAAAACAGGTTCTACAAGATCCCAGTGGAGGTGGTCAATAGCACGCTGCCCTGCGTAGCCTACGTCATGCTCTCTCTCGTTTATCTacccggggtcctggccgcctCTTTCCAGCTGCACTATGGCACAAAGTACAGACGCTTTCCAGACTGGCTAGACCAGTGGCTGCAGCACAGAAAGCAGATTGGTCTTCTGAGTTTCTTTTGCGCAGCCTTGCACGCCGTGTACAGCCTCTGCTTGCCCATGCGCCGATCTCATCGGTATCAGTTAATCAACGCAGCCATCAAGCAG GTCATGGAGAAGAAGACTGATGCCTGGATAGAGGAGGAGGTCTGGAGAATGGAGATTTACGTCTCTTTTGGAATAATGGCCCTAGGCCTACTGTCATTACTTGCCATAACTTCACTTCCCTCCATCGCAAACTCTCTCAACTGGAGGGAATTCAGTTTCATTCAG tatttttattacattatgaaaacggcaacactcttccaagatctcactttcgtagcttgtatcactttgaataagcctgttataagacaaggctcctatgtttcatcaaggagtatcagatgtgaaacagcatga
- the STEAP3 gene encoding metalloreductase STEAP3 isoform X5: MPGGDMAKPLLGRRNMESNPDLTPAAGRTVGILGSGDFARSLATRLVYSGFQVVVGSRNPKRCAGLFPSAAEVTAQADAAKKTDVIFVAVFREHYSTLCDLTDVLAGKILVDVSNNTEINHHKESNAEYLASLFPACTVVKGFNVISAWTLQSGPRDGNKQVLICCDNQEAKRIVAEIAQVMGFTPVDMGSLSSACEIENIPLRLLPAWKIPVFLALGLFLCFYTYNFIRQVLHPYIREQKNRFYKIPVEVVNSTLPCVAYVMLSLVYLPGVLAASFQLHYGTKYRRFPDWLDQWLQHRKQIGLLSFFCAALHAVYSLCLPMRRSHRYQLINAAIKQVMEKKTDAWIEEEVWRMEIYVSFGIMALGLLSLLAITSLPSIANSLNWREFSFIQT; the protein is encoded by the exons ATGCCAGGAGGAGACATGGCAAAACCACTCCTAGGTCGCCGGAATATGGAGAGCAATCCAGATCTCACCCCGGCTGCTGGCCGAACCGTAGGGATCCTGGGAAGTGGAGACTTTGCACGCTCGTTGGCCACACGTCTGGTGTACTCGGGTTTCCAGGTGGTGGTCGGAAGCCGCAATCCAAAGCGCTGCGCGGGCCTCTTTCCTTCAGCAGCTGAAGTAACTGCCCAGGCAGATGCTGCAAAGAAGACGGATGTTATTTTTGTGGCAGTTTTCAGGGAACATTACTCCACGCTCTGTGACCTGACGGATGTGCTGGCTGGCAAAATACTGGTGGATGTCAGCAACAACACTGAAATTAACCATCACAAAGAATCAAATGCCGAGTACTTGGCTTCTCTTTTCCCAGCCTGCACTGTCGTCAAAGGATTTAACGTGATATCCGCATGGACCTTACAGTCAGGTCCCAGAGACGGGAATAAGCAG GTCTTGATTTGCTGTGATAATCAAGAAGCCAAGCGTATAGTCGCTGAAATTGCTCAAGTCATGGGGTTCACCCCTGTGGACATGGGCTCCTTGTCTTCAGCCTGCGAGATCGAGAACATTCCCCTGCGCCTCCTCCCAGCTTGGAAAATCCCTGTCTTTTTGGCCCTGggtctctttctctgtttctaCACCTACAACTTCATCAGACAAGTCTTACACCCTTACATCCGGGAGCAGAAAAACAGGTTCTACAAGATCCCAGTGGAGGTGGTCAATAGCACGCTGCCCTGCGTAGCCTACGTCATGCTCTCTCTCGTTTATCTacccggggtcctggccgcctCTTTCCAGCTGCACTATGGCACAAAGTACAGACGCTTTCCAGACTGGCTAGACCAGTGGCTGCAGCACAGAAAGCAGATTGGTCTTCTGAGTTTCTTTTGCGCAGCCTTGCACGCCGTGTACAGCCTCTGCTTGCCCATGCGCCGATCTCATCGGTATCAGTTAATCAACGCAGCCATCAAGCAG GTCATGGAGAAGAAGACTGATGCCTGGATAGAGGAGGAGGTCTGGAGAATGGAGATTTACGTCTCTTTTGGAATAATGGCCCTAGGCCTACTGTCATTACTTGCCATAACTTCACTTCCCTCCATCGCAAACTCTCTCAACTGGAGGGAATTCAGTTTCATTCAG
- the STEAP3 gene encoding metalloreductase STEAP3 isoform X1, with protein sequence MPGGDMAKPLLGRRNMESNPDLTPAAGRTVGILGSGDFARSLATRLVYSGFQVVVGSRNPKRCAGLFPSAAEVTAQADAAKKTDVIFVAVFREHYSTLCDLTDVLAGKILVDVSNNTEINHHKESNAEYLASLFPACTVVKGFNVISAWTLQSGPRDGNKQVLICCDNQEAKRIVAEIAQVMGFTPVDMGSLSSACEIENIPLRLLPAWKIPVFLALGLFLCFYTYNFIRQVLHPYIREQKNRFYKIPVEVVNSTLPCVAYVMLSLVYLPGVLAASFQLHYGTKYRRFPDWLDQWLQHRKQIGLLSFFCAALHAVYSLCLPMRRSHRYQLINAAIKQVMEKKTDAWIEEEVWRMEIYVSFGIMALGLLSLLAITSLPSIANSLNWREFSFIQSTLGFIALVVSTLHTLTFGWTRAFDENQYKFYLPPSYTLTLLVPCTVILAKIFFHLPCIHQRLRRIRNGWEKGRYVKFTLPSATGEYSSGESSSNV encoded by the exons ATGCCAGGAGGAGACATGGCAAAACCACTCCTAGGTCGCCGGAATATGGAGAGCAATCCAGATCTCACCCCGGCTGCTGGCCGAACCGTAGGGATCCTGGGAAGTGGAGACTTTGCACGCTCGTTGGCCACACGTCTGGTGTACTCGGGTTTCCAGGTGGTGGTCGGAAGCCGCAATCCAAAGCGCTGCGCGGGCCTCTTTCCTTCAGCAGCTGAAGTAACTGCCCAGGCAGATGCTGCAAAGAAGACGGATGTTATTTTTGTGGCAGTTTTCAGGGAACATTACTCCACGCTCTGTGACCTGACGGATGTGCTGGCTGGCAAAATACTGGTGGATGTCAGCAACAACACTGAAATTAACCATCACAAAGAATCAAATGCCGAGTACTTGGCTTCTCTTTTCCCAGCCTGCACTGTCGTCAAAGGATTTAACGTGATATCCGCATGGACCTTACAGTCAGGTCCCAGAGACGGGAATAAGCAG GTCTTGATTTGCTGTGATAATCAAGAAGCCAAGCGTATAGTCGCTGAAATTGCTCAAGTCATGGGGTTCACCCCTGTGGACATGGGCTCCTTGTCTTCAGCCTGCGAGATCGAGAACATTCCCCTGCGCCTCCTCCCAGCTTGGAAAATCCCTGTCTTTTTGGCCCTGggtctctttctctgtttctaCACCTACAACTTCATCAGACAAGTCTTACACCCTTACATCCGGGAGCAGAAAAACAGGTTCTACAAGATCCCAGTGGAGGTGGTCAATAGCACGCTGCCCTGCGTAGCCTACGTCATGCTCTCTCTCGTTTATCTacccggggtcctggccgcctCTTTCCAGCTGCACTATGGCACAAAGTACAGACGCTTTCCAGACTGGCTAGACCAGTGGCTGCAGCACAGAAAGCAGATTGGTCTTCTGAGTTTCTTTTGCGCAGCCTTGCACGCCGTGTACAGCCTCTGCTTGCCCATGCGCCGATCTCATCGGTATCAGTTAATCAACGCAGCCATCAAGCAG GTCATGGAGAAGAAGACTGATGCCTGGATAGAGGAGGAGGTCTGGAGAATGGAGATTTACGTCTCTTTTGGAATAATGGCCCTAGGCCTACTGTCATTACTTGCCATAACTTCACTTCCCTCCATCGCAAACTCTCTCAACTGGAGGGAATTCAGTTTCATTCAG TCCACCCTTGGATTTATTGCCCTGGTAGTCAGCACCCTACACACCCTCACCTTTGGATGGACAAGGGCCTTTGATGAAAACCAATACAAATTCTATCTGCCGCCAAGTTACACACTCACACTACTGGTGCCATGTACTGTGATCTTAGCGAAAATATTCTTCCATTTGCCCTGTATCCACCAGAGACTGCGGCGCATTCGGAACGGCTGGGAAAAGGGAAGGTACGTGAAATTCACACTGCCCAGTGCAACTGGTGAATATTCAAGCGGAGAAAGTTCCAGTAATGTGTAG
- the STEAP3 gene encoding metalloreductase STEAP3 isoform X2, translated as MPGGDMAKPLLGRRNMESNPDLTPAAGRTVGILGSGDFARSLATRLVYSGFQVVVGSRNPKRCAGLFPSAAEVTAQADAAKKTDVIFVAVFREHYSTLCDLTDVLAGKILVDVSNNTEINHHKESNAEYLASLFPACTVVKGFNVISAWTLQSGPRDGNKQVLICCDNQEAKRIVAEIAQVMGFTPVDMGSLSSACEIENIPLRLLPAWKIPVFLALGLFLCFYTYNFIRQVLHPYIREQKNRFYKIPVEVVNSTLPCVAYVMLSLVYLPGVLAASFQLHYGTKYRRFPDWLDQWLQHRKQIGLLSFFCAALHAVYSLCLPMRRSHRYQLINAAIKQVMEKKTDAWIEEEVWRMEIYVSFGIMALGLLSLLAITSLPSIANSLNWREFSFIQSTLGFIALVVSTLHTLTFGWTRAFDENQYKFYLPPSYTLTLLVPCTVILAKIFFHLPCIHQRLRRIRNGWEKGRHDLENPFQQQESICAR; from the exons ATGCCAGGAGGAGACATGGCAAAACCACTCCTAGGTCGCCGGAATATGGAGAGCAATCCAGATCTCACCCCGGCTGCTGGCCGAACCGTAGGGATCCTGGGAAGTGGAGACTTTGCACGCTCGTTGGCCACACGTCTGGTGTACTCGGGTTTCCAGGTGGTGGTCGGAAGCCGCAATCCAAAGCGCTGCGCGGGCCTCTTTCCTTCAGCAGCTGAAGTAACTGCCCAGGCAGATGCTGCAAAGAAGACGGATGTTATTTTTGTGGCAGTTTTCAGGGAACATTACTCCACGCTCTGTGACCTGACGGATGTGCTGGCTGGCAAAATACTGGTGGATGTCAGCAACAACACTGAAATTAACCATCACAAAGAATCAAATGCCGAGTACTTGGCTTCTCTTTTCCCAGCCTGCACTGTCGTCAAAGGATTTAACGTGATATCCGCATGGACCTTACAGTCAGGTCCCAGAGACGGGAATAAGCAG GTCTTGATTTGCTGTGATAATCAAGAAGCCAAGCGTATAGTCGCTGAAATTGCTCAAGTCATGGGGTTCACCCCTGTGGACATGGGCTCCTTGTCTTCAGCCTGCGAGATCGAGAACATTCCCCTGCGCCTCCTCCCAGCTTGGAAAATCCCTGTCTTTTTGGCCCTGggtctctttctctgtttctaCACCTACAACTTCATCAGACAAGTCTTACACCCTTACATCCGGGAGCAGAAAAACAGGTTCTACAAGATCCCAGTGGAGGTGGTCAATAGCACGCTGCCCTGCGTAGCCTACGTCATGCTCTCTCTCGTTTATCTacccggggtcctggccgcctCTTTCCAGCTGCACTATGGCACAAAGTACAGACGCTTTCCAGACTGGCTAGACCAGTGGCTGCAGCACAGAAAGCAGATTGGTCTTCTGAGTTTCTTTTGCGCAGCCTTGCACGCCGTGTACAGCCTCTGCTTGCCCATGCGCCGATCTCATCGGTATCAGTTAATCAACGCAGCCATCAAGCAG GTCATGGAGAAGAAGACTGATGCCTGGATAGAGGAGGAGGTCTGGAGAATGGAGATTTACGTCTCTTTTGGAATAATGGCCCTAGGCCTACTGTCATTACTTGCCATAACTTCACTTCCCTCCATCGCAAACTCTCTCAACTGGAGGGAATTCAGTTTCATTCAG TCCACCCTTGGATTTATTGCCCTGGTAGTCAGCACCCTACACACCCTCACCTTTGGATGGACAAGGGCCTTTGATGAAAACCAATACAAATTCTATCTGCCGCCAAGTTACACACTCACACTACTGGTGCCATGTACTGTGATCTTAGCGAAAATATTCTTCCATTTGCCCTGTATCCACCAGAGACTGCGGCGCATTCGGAACGGCTGGGAAAAGGGAAG